ATTCGGATCGGGACTTTGGCGGGCGCGAGCGCCGACTACATGCGCAAGATTTTACCGCACGGGTTCGAGTCGCTGTCGGTCACGTTCTGGCAGAAGCTGGGCGATTGCGACTTAAAGAAGCTGGCGGCGGAGGTCCGCGAGGCCATCGGGGGTCGGGACGTCAAGATTTCGACGGTGTCGGTGTTCGGCAACCCGCTGGGCGTCGAGGCGATCGACGAGGAGACTCGCCGCGGCTGGGAGGCGTGCATCGACCATGCCCACCTGTTCGGCAGCGACCTGGTCACCGGGTTCAGCGGGCGGATCGTCGGCGAGCCGGTCGACAAATGCATGCCGCGGTTCAAGGAAATCTTCGAGCCGCTGGCCCGCCGGGCCAAAGACAAGGGCGTGCGGCTGGCGTTCGAGAACTGCGCCAGCACATGGAACATGGCGACGATTCCGCACTACTGGGAGATGCTGTTTGACGCGGTGCCGTTCGACAACATCGGGCTGGAGTGGGAGCCGTGCCACCAGTTGGTCGCCCTGGTCGATCCGATGCCGCAGATCCGCAAGTACGGCGGTCGGTTCTTCCACATTCACGGCAAGGACGCCACGGTCCGCCATGATGTGATCCGCGAGTACGGCATCGCCGGGCCCGTTCCGTTCGCCTACCACCGGACGCCGGGCTTCGGCGACAGCAACTGGACCGACATCATCTCGGAGCTGCGGCTGATCGGTTTTGAGGGTTGCATCGATATCGAAGGCTGGCACGATCCGATCTATCGCGACGAACTGGAGATGACCGGACAGGTTCATGCGCTGAACTATTTGAAACACTGCCGCGGCGGAGCGTTTGTGCCGAATCCATGATTGGCGCCGCTCGACGGGATTGCCGCTGGGACATTACATTCAGTGAAAGAGAGGTCATGTCGAAAACGCTTCAACTCGTTCACAATCCCTCGCTGTTCGGTTCGACGGCGGCGGACAAGGTTCGCGGACTGACCCGATTGAAGGAACAGGGCGTCGGCGGGATCGTCACCAATGTCGCCTTCAAGGGCTATCTGACCAGCGAGGATGGCTGGCGGGAACTGCTTGACCTTCTCTCGGCCTGCCGGACGGTGAACATGCGGGTCTGGATCTACGACGAGCGCGGATATCCCAGCGGGAGCGCGGGCGGCCTCGTGCTGGCCAACGATCCCGATCTCGAGGCCCGGGCGATGGCCCTCGATGAGGGCCGGGTTTTCGAGGAGCGGCCGTATGAGGGCACG
The window above is part of the Phycisphaerae bacterium genome. Proteins encoded here:
- a CDS encoding sugar phosphate isomerase/epimerase, producing MDKNAQDIRIGTLAGASADYMRKILPHGFESLSVTFWQKLGDCDLKKLAAEVREAIGGRDVKISTVSVFGNPLGVEAIDEETRRGWEACIDHAHLFGSDLVTGFSGRIVGEPVDKCMPRFKEIFEPLARRAKDKGVRLAFENCASTWNMATIPHYWEMLFDAVPFDNIGLEWEPCHQLVALVDPMPQIRKYGGRFFHIHGKDATVRHDVIREYGIAGPVPFAYHRTPGFGDSNWTDIISELRLIGFEGCIDIEGWHDPIYRDELEMTGQVHALNYLKHCRGGAFVPNP